A region of Solanum dulcamara chromosome 7, daSolDulc1.2, whole genome shotgun sequence DNA encodes the following proteins:
- the LOC129895307 gene encoding uncharacterized protein LOC129895307 yields the protein MAHILTSFFFITIFQTLAVLRGVQSYGDAHKCRSYCGNLTVDYPFAIQSGCGHSGYRDLLFCINDVLMLHISSGSYRVLDIDYAYESLTLDDPHMSTCSSIVFGHRGNGFVVERWREPYLNPTADNVFMLLGCTAESPLFQGFPGKHLPCRNVSGMGCEEYYGCPGWNIIGPKKVGLVYGSGPPDCCAISFEAIKAINLTKLGCQGYSSAYSLAPLRVSGAHGWSYGIRVKYSVEVDDSFCKACEATGGSCGYDVNDFSSLCMCGSWNSTSNCDSVHSASNRRTWSLMDALTGHVGCIAIWKLSATLGL from the exons ATGGCTCATATTCTCacatcttttttcttcattactATATTTCAAACTCTAGCAGTACTCCGTGGAGTTCAAAGCTATGGTGATGCACATAAATGCAGATCATACTGTGGAAACTTAACAGTCGATTACCCTTTCGCAATTCAATCTGGCTGCGGCCATTCAGGTTACAGAGATCTCCTATTTTGCATCAACGATGTTTTAATGCTTCACATTAGCTCTGGATCCTATCGCGTTTTGGACATTGATTACGCTTACGAATCCCTAACCTTAGACGATCCACACATGTCAACTTGCTCGTCGATCGTCTTCGGCCATCGCGGCAACGGCTTCGTCGTTGAGCGATGGCGGGAGCCGTATTTGAACCCGACGGCGGATAATGTGTTTATGCTGCTAGGTTGTACGGCGGAATCGCCGCTGTTCCAAGGGTTTCCGGGGAAGCATTTGCCGTGTCGGAATGTTTCCGGGATGGGCTGTGAGGAGTATTACGGGTGTCCAGGCTGGAACATTATTGGGCCGAAAAAAGTGGGCTTAGTATATGGATCAGGTCCACCTGATTGTTGCGCAATTTCGTTTGAAGCTATTAAGGCTATTAATTTGACTAAACTTGGTTGTCAAGGGTATAGCAGTGCTTATAGTTTAGCTCCATTGAGAGTGTCTGGGGCTCATGGATGGTCTTATGGCATAAGAGTGAAGTACTCAGTTGAAGTAGATGACTCATTTTGTAAAGCTTGTGAGGCAACAGGGGGATCTTGTGGCTATGATGTTAATGATTTTAGCAGTTTGTGCATGTGTGGATCATGGAACTCTACTTCCAATTGTGATTCAG TTCACTCAGCTTCCAACAGAAGAACTTGGTCGTTAATGGATGCATTAACAG GACATGTGGGTTGTATTGCCATCTGGAAGCTCTCCGCCACACTTGGACTATAG
- the LOC129895898 gene encoding M phase phosphoprotein 10 isoform X2: protein MSTDDSQNAGGVMALRRLKSTEPPFYLSATPDLSEAARLASKYLYSSIKPYTPKSPFAQLLTDSFDAEQIWQQIDLQSEPLLSSLGRQIRQFEKKPEEISKILDLVSGTSEKKSNLEREKEELALDGKSEDLKDVDMNDFDDEEEEEVEEEGEEGDNGEKSEDVEEEENGGVGGVEDKFFKINELEEYMEYDEAREYGLKGKTKRIRSNKKKEDEDEDEEEDGEEGNDEDEEEDDELGFMGLGDDEDDENGGAEIARYEDFFGSKKDTGQKKTVKLSDISDDLGTNDDMIDDNDDNQKRSLSTHEKELKKLRSTIEDMEKANLEEKSWTMQGEVSAARRPKNSALEVDLDFEHNVRPAPVITEEVTATLEEMIQKRIIEGRYDDVQKPPSLPSRAPRETKELDDNKSKKGLGEIYEEEYVQKTGLVSTALSFSDEQKKEATMLFKKLCLKLDALSHFHFTPKPVIEDMSIQANVPALAMEEIAPVAVSDAAMLAPEEVFTGKGDVKEETELTQAERKRRRANKKRKFKAKSAKRTVNLAPENTSSNDVERNDKL, encoded by the exons ATGTCAACCGACGACAGCCAAAATGCTGGCGGCGTTATGGCCCTCCGGCGGCTTAAATCAACCGAACCACCATTTTATCTCTCAGCAACACCGGACCTGTCCGAAGCAGCTCGATTGGCTTCCAAATACCTATACTCTTCTATCAAACCCTACACACCGAAGTCGCCCTTCGCTCAGCTCTTGACGGATAGTTTTGATGCCGAGCAAATATGGCAGCAAATTGACCTTCAATCTGAGCCCTTACTTTCTTCCCTCGGTCGCCAAATCAGACAATTTGAGAAGAAACCGGAAGAAATTTCGAAGATTTTAGATTTAGTTTCAGGTACCAGTGAAAAAAAGAGTAATTTAGAGAGGGAAAAAGAGGAACTGGCATTGGATGGAAAAAGTGAGGACTTAAAGGATGTAGATATGAATGATTTTGATgatgaggaggaggaagaggtgGAAGAGGAAGGAGAGGAGGGTGATAATGGTGAGAAGAGTGAAGACGTGGAGGAGGAAGAGAATGGTGGGGTAGGGGGAGTGGAAGATAAGTTTTTCAAGATAAATGAGTTGGAGGAGTATATGGAGTATGATGAGGCAAGGGAGTATGGGTTGAAGGGAAAGACCAAGAggataagaagtaacaaaaAAAAGGAGGATGAGGATGAGGACGAGGAAGAAGATGGTGAAGAAGGCAATGACGAGGACGAAGAGGAAGATGATGAG CTTGGGTTTATGGGCCTCGGagatgatgaagatgatgaaaatGGAGGTGCAGAAATTGCCAG ATATGAGGACTTCTTTGGTTCGAAAAAGGATACTGGACAGAAGAAAACTGTTAAATTATCGGATATATCAGATGACCTGGGAACCAATGATGACATgattgatgataatgatgacaaTCAG AAGCGAAGCCTTTCTACCCATGAAAAGGAGCTTAAGAAACTCCGATCTACAATTGAGGATATGGAGAAAGCAAATTTGGAAGAGAAGTCCTGGACTATGCAAGGAGAA GTAAGTGCTGCAAGAAGGCCAAAGAATAGTGCATTGGAAGTTGATCTGGATTTTGAGCACAATGTGAGACCTGCCCCTGTAATCACTGAAGAGGTTACTGCAACACTTGAAGAAATGATTCAGAAACGTATCATTGAG GGCCGATATGATGATGTTCAGAAGCCTCCTAGCTTGCCATCCAGAGCACCGCGAGAAACAAAAGAACTG GATGACAATAAAAGCAAAAAGGGACTCGGCGAAATTTATGAG GAGGAATATGTCCAGAAGACTGGCCTCGTGTCAACAGCATTATCCTTCTCAGATGAGCAGAAAAAAGAG GCCACTATGTTGTTTAAGAAACTGTGCTTGAAGTTGGATGCTTTGTCTCATTTCCACTTCACTCCAAAACCG GTCATAGAAGATATGTCTATACAAGCAAATGTTCCTGCACTTGCAATGGAAGAG ATTGCACCTGTGGCGGTCTCTGATGCAGCTATGCTGGCTCCCGAGGAAGTATTTACTGGCAAAGGAGATGTTAAAGAAGAAACAGAGTTGACACAAGCAGAGAGAAAAAGGAGGAGGGctaacaagaaaagaaaatttaaag CTAAGTCAGCAAAAAGGACAGTAAATCTGGCACCAGAAAATACATCGTCTAATGATGTTGAGC GTAATGATAAGTTATAA
- the LOC129894026 gene encoding CASP-like protein 4D1, whose protein sequence is MASSRAIINSILALRILTLLLCAASLALIVLTMLRGSIKSEFRGIKSYRYVLGAAAGGVFYSLIQLPFAMYHAIKEKRIIRGKFLPMFDFYGDKVIAFLLASGVGLGFGVSFEFKDIKRGETLERGYIASALLLAGFITMALLTILTSMNCKARGFLAS, encoded by the exons atgGCATCATCAAGAGCTATAATCAACTCAATTCTTGCTCTTAGGATTTTAACTCTCTTGTTATGTGCTGCCTCCCTTGCGCTAATAGTTCTTACTATGCTCCGTGGCAGCATCAAATCCGAGTTCCGTGGTATCAAGAGCTATAG GTATGTGCTAGGTGCCGCAGCTGGTGGAGTTTTCTACTCATTGATTCAGCTTCCTTTCGCAATGTATCATGCAATCAAAGAGAAGAGAATAATCAGAGGAAAATTTCTCCCAATGTTCGACTTCTACGGAGATAAG GTGATTGCATTTTTGTTGGCAAGtggtgttggtttgggttttggggTGAGCTTTGAATTCAAAGATAtaaaaagaggagaaaccttagaGAGGGGCTATATTGCAAGTGCTCTGCTGTTGGCTGGATTTATAACTATGGCTTTACTTACTATTCTTACTTCCATGAACTGCAAGGCAAGAGGCTTCCTAGCTAGCTAG
- the LOC129895898 gene encoding M phase phosphoprotein 10 isoform X1, which yields MSTDDSQNAGGVMALRRLKSTEPPFYLSATPDLSEAARLASKYLYSSIKPYTPKSPFAQLLTDSFDAEQIWQQIDLQSEPLLSSLGRQIRQFEKKPEEISKILDLVSGTSEKKSNLEREKEELALDGKSEDLKDVDMNDFDDEEEEEVEEEGEEGDNGEKSEDVEEEENGGVGGVEDKFFKINELEEYMEYDEAREYGLKGKTKRIRSNKKKEDEDEDEEEDGEEGNDEDEEEDDELGFMGLGDDEDDENGGAEIARYEDFFGSKKDTGQKKTVKLSDISDDLGTNDDMIDDNDDNQKKRSLSTHEKELKKLRSTIEDMEKANLEEKSWTMQGEVSAARRPKNSALEVDLDFEHNVRPAPVITEEVTATLEEMIQKRIIEGRYDDVQKPPSLPSRAPRETKELDDNKSKKGLGEIYEEEYVQKTGLVSTALSFSDEQKKEATMLFKKLCLKLDALSHFHFTPKPVIEDMSIQANVPALAMEEIAPVAVSDAAMLAPEEVFTGKGDVKEETELTQAERKRRRANKKRKFKAKSAKRTVNLAPENTSSNDVERNDKL from the exons ATGTCAACCGACGACAGCCAAAATGCTGGCGGCGTTATGGCCCTCCGGCGGCTTAAATCAACCGAACCACCATTTTATCTCTCAGCAACACCGGACCTGTCCGAAGCAGCTCGATTGGCTTCCAAATACCTATACTCTTCTATCAAACCCTACACACCGAAGTCGCCCTTCGCTCAGCTCTTGACGGATAGTTTTGATGCCGAGCAAATATGGCAGCAAATTGACCTTCAATCTGAGCCCTTACTTTCTTCCCTCGGTCGCCAAATCAGACAATTTGAGAAGAAACCGGAAGAAATTTCGAAGATTTTAGATTTAGTTTCAGGTACCAGTGAAAAAAAGAGTAATTTAGAGAGGGAAAAAGAGGAACTGGCATTGGATGGAAAAAGTGAGGACTTAAAGGATGTAGATATGAATGATTTTGATgatgaggaggaggaagaggtgGAAGAGGAAGGAGAGGAGGGTGATAATGGTGAGAAGAGTGAAGACGTGGAGGAGGAAGAGAATGGTGGGGTAGGGGGAGTGGAAGATAAGTTTTTCAAGATAAATGAGTTGGAGGAGTATATGGAGTATGATGAGGCAAGGGAGTATGGGTTGAAGGGAAAGACCAAGAggataagaagtaacaaaaAAAAGGAGGATGAGGATGAGGACGAGGAAGAAGATGGTGAAGAAGGCAATGACGAGGACGAAGAGGAAGATGATGAG CTTGGGTTTATGGGCCTCGGagatgatgaagatgatgaaaatGGAGGTGCAGAAATTGCCAG ATATGAGGACTTCTTTGGTTCGAAAAAGGATACTGGACAGAAGAAAACTGTTAAATTATCGGATATATCAGATGACCTGGGAACCAATGATGACATgattgatgataatgatgacaaTCAG AAGAAGCGAAGCCTTTCTACCCATGAAAAGGAGCTTAAGAAACTCCGATCTACAATTGAGGATATGGAGAAAGCAAATTTGGAAGAGAAGTCCTGGACTATGCAAGGAGAA GTAAGTGCTGCAAGAAGGCCAAAGAATAGTGCATTGGAAGTTGATCTGGATTTTGAGCACAATGTGAGACCTGCCCCTGTAATCACTGAAGAGGTTACTGCAACACTTGAAGAAATGATTCAGAAACGTATCATTGAG GGCCGATATGATGATGTTCAGAAGCCTCCTAGCTTGCCATCCAGAGCACCGCGAGAAACAAAAGAACTG GATGACAATAAAAGCAAAAAGGGACTCGGCGAAATTTATGAG GAGGAATATGTCCAGAAGACTGGCCTCGTGTCAACAGCATTATCCTTCTCAGATGAGCAGAAAAAAGAG GCCACTATGTTGTTTAAGAAACTGTGCTTGAAGTTGGATGCTTTGTCTCATTTCCACTTCACTCCAAAACCG GTCATAGAAGATATGTCTATACAAGCAAATGTTCCTGCACTTGCAATGGAAGAG ATTGCACCTGTGGCGGTCTCTGATGCAGCTATGCTGGCTCCCGAGGAAGTATTTACTGGCAAAGGAGATGTTAAAGAAGAAACAGAGTTGACACAAGCAGAGAGAAAAAGGAGGAGGGctaacaagaaaagaaaatttaaag CTAAGTCAGCAAAAAGGACAGTAAATCTGGCACCAGAAAATACATCGTCTAATGATGTTGAGC GTAATGATAAGTTATAA
- the LOC129896464 gene encoding uncharacterized protein LOC129896464, translating to MESSEITEEETVPNRSQKMAGTVNWGTATVIGVFAGLFYGGSKEAAASISKDAEVMLKLGSTPDKREQYRLMRDAMEKRFIRVTRGSIVGGLRLGMFTAAFYGLQNLLAEKRGVHDVYNVVGAGSATTATFGLIMPGSLQWRARNVMLGSALGAAICFPLGWLHLKLVEKANEGTGTTDGNEVKGGVADAIERLEGHLNK from the exons ATGGAATCCTCAGAGATAACTGAAGAGGAAACGGTACCTAAT AGATCTCAGAAAATGGCCGGAACTGTAAACTGGGGCACTGCTACTGTAATTGGGGTATTTGCTGGCCTTTTTTATGGAGGTAGCAAGGAGGCTGCTGCTTCTATT AGCAAGGATGCTGAGGTGATGTTAAAGCTTGGGAGCACACCCGATAAGCGGGAACAGTATCGGCTCATGAGAGATGCTATGGAAAAAAGATTTATACGAGTCACTCGTGGCTCAATAGTTGGCGGATTACGCCTTGGAATGTTTACTGCTGCCTTTTATGGATTGCAGAATCTTCTTGCTGAAAAGCGTGGTGTGCATGATGTTTATAATGTTGTTGGAGCTGGTTCTGCTACAACTGCAACATTTGGTCTAATTA TGCCAGGATCACTCCAATGGCGTGCGAGAAATGTGATGTTGGGTTCTGCTTTGGGTGCTGCAATTTGCTTCCCTCTTG GGTGGCTTCACTTGAAGCTTGTAGAGAAAGCCAATGAAGGGACCGGGACAACTGATGGCAATGAAGTGAAGGGTGGTGTAGCTGATGCAATTGAGAGACTTGAAGGGCACTTGAACAAATAG
- the LOC129896418 gene encoding glutaredoxin, with the protein MGSIFSSPQISKEQMEIALPKAQQIVSSNPVVVFSKTYCGYCTRVKQLLSQLGATFKVIELDKESDGDEVQQALLEWTGQRTVPNVFIGGEHVGGCDSVLEKHQQGKLLPMLKDAAAVPNNPAKV; encoded by the exons ATGGGATCAATTTTCAGTTCACCTCAGATTAGCAAAGAACAAATGGAGATCGCTCTTCCCAAAGCCCAGCAGATCGTTTCCTCTAATCCTGTCGTCGTCTTTAG TAAAACATACTGTGGATATTGCACTAGGGTGAAGCAACTTCTTTCCCAACTTGGTGCTACTTTCAAAGTTATTGAACTTGACAAGGAAA GTGATGGAGACGAGGTGCAACAAGCACTACTTGAATGGACTGGGCAGAGGACTGTGCCTAACGTGTTCATTGGGGGAGAACATGTTGGTGGCTGTGACA GCGTATTAGAGAAGCATCAACAGGGAAAGCTACTTCCCATGCTCAAGGATGCCGCTGCTGTTCCCAACAACCCTGCCAAAGTCTAA